One window of the Saccopteryx leptura isolate mSacLep1 chromosome 9, mSacLep1_pri_phased_curated, whole genome shotgun sequence genome contains the following:
- the C9H16orf86 gene encoding uncharacterized protein C16orf86 homolog, translating into MALAGTERSPGAQEETAEEPTQLAEEPSDQALSSEVTVRDVYPLNSWPCCSMRPDSCPVTGNQGLVSAHEACGTQDKDKSPTGPVSEPELQEERLVLEEERLKPGVDALEERGPRPMVSAVRSSHGPKRKLVNLPGPSHHAHPRAEAELPQGLLLHRENLEGSPSESSPSAKQHKKAKKRKSLGTPVLPAVASTVSAPSETLGLERKAQRLRPLYQYINYCNPELNQAEEEDRETEAEAEAELELMLVPEEACVEQLPASLRGVGELGSGPTLPCPNTFMSPTYALVPLGEEAGEQSGDLYSMGVSSLKTEMDKSAQVDIHKMLSVCAAPLVPPLSPQYK; encoded by the exons ATGGCCttggcagggacagagaggagcccAGGAGCCCAAGAGGAGACTGCCGAGGAGCCTACACAGCTCGCAGAGGAGCCCAGTGACCAGGCTCTAAGCTCTGAGGTGACAGTCAGGGATGTCTACCCTCTAAACTCTTGGCCTTGCTGCTCTATGAGGCCCGATTCT TGTCCAGTGACAGGAAACCAGGGCCTGGTGTCAGCCCATGAAGCCTGTGGGACCCAGGATAAAGACAAGAGTCCAACAGGACCAGTCTCAGAGCCAGAGCTCCAGGAGGAACGACTCGTGCTGGAGGAAGAAAGGCTCAAGCCAGGGGTGGACGCACTAGAGGAGAGAGGCCCCAGGCCTATGGTTTCCGCTGTGAGGTCCAGTCATGGTCCGAAGAGGAAGCTGGTCAA cctcccagggcCTAGCCACCATGCCCATCCTAGGGCTGAAGCTGAGCTGCCCCAGGGGCTGCTGCTGCACAGGGAGAACCTGGAGGGGAGCCCGAGTGAGTCCTCGCCATCTGCCAAACAGCACAAAAAAGCCAAGAAACGCAAGAGTCTGGGGACCCCAGTGCTCCCAGCTGTGGCCAGCACAGTGTCTGCACCCTCAGAGACCTTGGGGCTAGAGC GAAAGGCTCAGCGCCTACGGCCCCTGTACCAGTACATCAACTATTGCAACCCTGAGCTAaaccaggcagaggaagaggatAGGGAGACTGAGGCCGAAGCAGAAGCTGAGTTGGAGCTGATGCTGGTCCCCGAGGAGGCATGTGTGGAGCAGCTGCCGGCCTCACTGCGCGGGGTGGGTGAGCTGGGCTCTGGCCCCACTCTGCCCTGCCCCAATACGTTCATGTCTCCCACCTATGCTCTGGTTCCCCTTGGAGAGGAGGCTGGAGAGCAGTCTGGGGATTTGTACAGCATGGGGGTCAGCAGCCTCAAGACTGAGATGGATAAGTCAGCTCAGGTGGACATACACAAGATGCTAAGTGTCTGTGCTGCCCCTCTTGTACCCCCACTCTCTCCTCAGTACAAGTGA
- the GFOD2 gene encoding glucose-fructose oxidoreductase domain-containing protein 2 isoform X2, with translation MVTASRYYPQLMSLVGNVLRFLPAFVRMKQLIAEHYVGAVMICDARIYSGSLLSPNYGWICDELMGGGGLHTMGTYIVDLLTHLTGRRAEKVHGLLKTFVRQNAAIRGIRHVTSDDFCFFQMLMGGGVCSTVTLNFNMPGAFVHEVMVVGSAGRLVARGADLYGQKNSATQEELLLRDSLAVGSGLPEQGPQDVPLLYLKGMVYMVQALRQSFQGQGDRRTWDHSPVSMAASFEDGLYMQSVVDAIKRSSRSGEWEAVEVLTEEPDANQNLCEALQRNNL, from the coding sequence ATGGTGACAGCCTCACGCTACTACCCACAGCTGATGAGCCTGGTGGGGAACGTGCTGCGCTTCCTGCCCGCTTTTGTGCGCATGAAGCAGCTGATCGCCGAGCACTACGTGGGTGCAGTGATGATCTGCGATGCCCGTATCTACTCAGGTAGCCTGCTCAGCCCCAACTACGGCTGGATCTGCGACGAGCTCATGGGCGGTGGGGGCCTGCACACCATGGGCACCTACATTGTGGACCTGCTGACCCACCTGACTGGCCGAAGAGCCGAGAAGGTCCACGGGCTCCTCAAGACCTTTGTGAGGCAGAATGCAGCCATTCGTGGCATAAGGCATGTCACTAGCGACGacttctgtttcttccagatgCTAATGGGCGGGGGGGTATGCAGCACAGTAACACTCAACTTCAACATGCCCGGTGCCTTTGTGCATGAGGTCATGGTGGTGGGCTCTGCAGGACGCCTTGTTGCACGGGGAGCTGACCTCTATGGACAGAAGAACTCGGCCACACAAGAGGAGCTGCTACTGAGGGACTCGTtggctgtgggctcagggctTCCTGAGCAGGGGCCCCAGGATGTCCCACTGCTCTACCTGAAGGGCATGGTCTACATGGTACAGGCCCTACGCCAGTCCTTCCAGGGGCAGGGGGACCGCCGCACCTGGGACCACAGCCCTGTCTCCATGGCTGCCTCATTTGAGGACGGGTTGTACATGCAGAGTGTGGTGGACGCCATCAAAAGGTCCAGCCGATCCGGGGAATGGGAGGCTGTGGAGGTGCTGACAGAGGAACCCGATGCCAACCAGAACCTGTGTGAGGCACTCCAGCGGAATAACCTGTGA